GCCTCGTCACGGCCGAGCGCGGTGAGACCCACGGTCTCCGTGTTCGCCATCGGCGGTGACAGCAGGGCCAGTTGAGACTCCGCCGCCCGAGCGACCGCCTGCACGAAGGCGAGGCTGTGCGGATGCGCCAGTCCGTCGCCCCCGGTGATGTCCACGGCTCCGAGGAGCCGCCCGGTCCGCGGATCGTGCACCGGGGCCGCCGCGCACGTCCACGGCTGGACGCGCCGGATGAAGTGCTCGGCCGCGAACACCTGCACCGGCCGGTCCACCGCCACCGCCGTCCCCGGAGCATTCGTCCCCATCGCGGACTCCGCCCACCGCGCACCCGGCACGAAGTTCATCCGCCCCGCCTTCTGCCGGGTCGCGGAGTGTCCCTCGACCCAGAGCAGCCTGCCTTGTGCGTCGCACACCGCTAGGAGATGCTCACCGTCCATCGCGAACGTGCCCATCAGCTCACGGAACAGCGGCATCACGCCGGCCAGGGGGTGCTCGGCCCGATACGAACCGAGATCCCCGTCGGTGAGCTCGACCGCCGCGCCGGTGTCCTCCGGGCTGACCCTCGCCCTGGCCGAGCGCCGCCACGACTCGGCCACCACGGAACGCACCGGTTGCGTGAGCGTCCCCGCCTCGGTGAACCTCTCGTGGGCGCGCCGCAGCACCCGCACCCGCTCGGCAGGATCGGCACCGGCTTCCGGCGCCACCCATGCTTCGGTCAACTCGGCCTCCCGGGACGGCGATGGGGTGCAGCCATGGTCGCCCCGCGAGCGTGTCCCGACAACCGCTGCGGCACGCGCCCTGACGCGAGCCCGACAAGCGCCTCAGCGATCGCCGCGGTTCGAGCCGGCCGAGGTCAGGCAGAGTTGACCAGGCGGATGTATCGCGTCCAGTCCCAGTGCACCCCTGGATCGGTGTGGTCGGTGCCGGGCACTTCGACGTGCCCGATGATGTGCTTGCGGTCCTTGGGGATGTCGTACGTATCGCAGATGGCCGAGGTCAGCAGCGCGGACTGCTCGTACATCGCGTCGGTGAAATACTCGGGCTGAT
This Streptomyces sp. NBC_01283 DNA region includes the following protein-coding sequences:
- a CDS encoding GAF domain-containing protein, whose amino-acid sequence is MTEAWVAPEAGADPAERVRVLRRAHERFTEAGTLTQPVRSVVAESWRRSARARVSPEDTGAAVELTDGDLGSYRAEHPLAGVMPLFRELMGTFAMDGEHLLAVCDAQGRLLWVEGHSATRQKAGRMNFVPGARWAESAMGTNAPGTAVAVDRPVQVFAAEHFIRRVQPWTCAAAPVHDPRTGRLLGAVDITGGDGLAHPHSLAFVQAVARAAESQLALLSPPMANTETVGLTALGRDEALLLTGGRKVRLSRRHSEILVLLARHPDGLTGDELLCALYEDESVTPVTLRAELARLRRLLGPELLRSRPYRISVPVESDVDAVERRLGSGAVTAAAAAYAGPLLPASQAPAVARLRRRLADQLRAALIARRDPDLLADWVHSPWGEDDLPVWRALAQIRATPPVLARLRELDAELKNVRQGVGIEPAGRMPAGPTPA